The following are from one region of the Balneolaceae bacterium genome:
- the clpB gene encoding ATP-dependent chaperone ClpB, with product MNFNKFTIKAQEAVQAGIELAQNENHQAVEPAHVLRALISDPENVTVNMLKKIGANIPNLQERLDRMIKKFPVVKGASVSGQYLSNKTKEVFDKAQTEADELGDEYISSEHVLLGILQVSSEAGSTLKEMGVQKKQVLQVLKDVRGSQKVDDPNAESRYQALEKYARNLNELAEKNKLDPVIGRDQEIRRIMQILSRRTKNNPVLIGEPGVGKTAIAEGLALRIVRGDVPEGLKTKQIVALDMGSLVAGTKFRGEFEERLKAVVREVIDSDGELILFIDEIHTLVGAGATEGSMDAANILKPSLAKGELHAIGATTLTEYRKYIEKDKALERRLQTVYVGEPSVEDTVSILRGLQERYEVHHGVRITDAAIVAAAELSHRYIAERFLPDKAIDLIDEAASRLRLQIDSMPEELDHIERQIRQLEIEREALKREKDDAKLKSNEKELADLEEKRSSMRAQWDLEKNLIQKTRELKQAIETAKLEADKAEREGFYEKVAELRYGTITQLEKDLDKTKEELNEVQENKSLLKEQVEAEEIAEIVSRWTGIPVTKMLSSERQKLLMLEDELHKRVVGQDQAIEAVSDAVRRSRAGLQDENRPIGSFMFLGSTGVGKTELARSLADFLFDDEDAMIRIDMSEYMEKHSVSRLIGAPPGYVGYDEGGQLTEAVRRKPYSVILLDEIEKAHPDAFNILLQVLDDGRLTDNKGVTVNFTNTIIIMTSNIGSHLISEEIEKSGGEMDEDTYRDLQAQLLEKLRKTIRPEFLNRIDDVVVFHPLDQSHIRQIVDIQLRRVEKMLGRNKVSLKISDKAKDWLATRGYDPVYGARPLKRLIQTEIVNQLAKQLIKREDDTEMVEYEATVSKDGNSLEFVEVYSDAEAWAD from the coding sequence ATGAACTTCAATAAATTTACGATAAAAGCTCAGGAGGCTGTTCAGGCTGGTATTGAGCTTGCACAAAATGAAAATCACCAGGCGGTTGAACCGGCACACGTTTTACGGGCACTGATTTCTGATCCCGAAAACGTAACGGTGAATATGCTGAAAAAAATTGGTGCAAATATTCCCAATTTGCAGGAAAGACTGGATCGGATGATTAAAAAATTTCCGGTTGTGAAGGGTGCGTCTGTTTCCGGACAGTATCTTTCAAATAAGACCAAAGAGGTTTTTGATAAGGCCCAAACTGAAGCCGATGAACTCGGAGATGAATATATCAGCTCCGAACATGTTCTCTTAGGTATTTTACAAGTTTCATCTGAAGCGGGATCAACCCTGAAAGAGATGGGTGTTCAGAAAAAACAGGTGTTACAGGTTCTCAAGGATGTTCGCGGATCACAAAAAGTGGATGATCCCAACGCCGAAAGCCGCTACCAGGCACTGGAAAAATATGCCCGGAATCTGAATGAACTGGCTGAAAAAAATAAGCTGGATCCTGTCATTGGACGCGACCAGGAGATTCGGCGGATTATGCAGATTCTTTCCCGCCGCACAAAAAATAACCCTGTACTAATTGGTGAACCGGGGGTTGGTAAAACGGCGATTGCTGAAGGGCTTGCTCTGCGAATTGTACGTGGTGATGTACCGGAAGGCCTGAAGACCAAACAGATTGTAGCCCTGGATATGGGGTCACTTGTGGCCGGAACAAAATTCAGAGGTGAGTTTGAAGAGCGCCTGAAAGCCGTTGTACGCGAAGTGATCGATTCAGACGGTGAACTGATTCTCTTTATTGACGAAATTCATACTTTGGTTGGAGCCGGTGCTACCGAGGGGTCTATGGATGCCGCCAACATCTTAAAGCCGTCACTGGCAAAAGGTGAACTCCATGCTATTGGAGCAACCACGCTGACCGAGTACCGAAAATACATTGAAAAAGACAAAGCTCTTGAGAGAAGGCTTCAAACTGTATATGTAGGTGAGCCTTCGGTGGAAGACACTGTATCGATTCTGAGAGGTTTGCAGGAGCGGTACGAAGTCCATCACGGGGTTCGCATAACGGACGCTGCAATTGTGGCGGCTGCGGAGCTATCTCACCGATACATTGCCGAGCGATTTCTGCCGGATAAGGCGATAGACCTGATTGATGAAGCTGCATCCCGGTTACGTTTGCAGATCGATTCAATGCCGGAAGAACTGGACCATATCGAACGGCAGATTCGTCAGCTTGAAATTGAACGGGAGGCTCTGAAGCGAGAAAAAGACGATGCCAAACTCAAATCAAATGAGAAAGAGTTGGCTGACTTGGAAGAAAAACGAAGCTCCATGCGAGCTCAATGGGATTTGGAAAAGAATCTCATTCAAAAAACCCGCGAACTCAAGCAAGCCATTGAAACGGCAAAATTGGAAGCCGACAAAGCCGAACGGGAAGGATTCTACGAAAAAGTGGCTGAGTTGAGATATGGAACCATCACGCAGCTTGAAAAAGATCTCGACAAGACGAAAGAGGAACTGAATGAAGTTCAGGAAAACAAATCACTCCTGAAAGAACAAGTTGAAGCGGAAGAGATTGCGGAGATTGTCTCTCGCTGGACCGGCATTCCGGTAACGAAGATGCTATCAAGTGAACGGCAAAAACTGTTGATGCTTGAAGATGAACTTCATAAGCGAGTAGTTGGTCAAGACCAGGCGATTGAAGCTGTATCTGATGCCGTAAGAAGATCTCGTGCAGGATTACAGGATGAAAATCGCCCGATTGGATCGTTTATGTTCCTGGGATCTACAGGTGTGGGTAAAACTGAGCTGGCCCGATCTCTGGCTGATTTTCTTTTTGATGATGAAGACGCCATGATTCGAATTGATATGAGTGAATACATGGAAAAACACAGCGTCAGCCGTTTGATTGGTGCACCTCCCGGCTATGTGGGATACGATGAAGGTGGTCAGTTAACCGAGGCGGTTCGAAGAAAACCCTATTCCGTAATTCTCCTGGATGAGATTGAGAAAGCACATCCGGATGCGTTCAATATACTGCTCCAGGTTCTTGATGACGGCCGGTTGACCGATAATAAAGGCGTAACGGTAAATTTTACCAACACGATTATTATCATGACCAGTAACATCGGCTCTCACCTGATCTCAGAAGAGATTGAGAAGAGTGGTGGAGAGATGGACGAGGATACATACAGAGATCTCCAGGCTCAACTGCTTGAAAAACTTCGAAAAACTATCCGTCCGGAGTTTCTGAACAGGATTGATGATGTGGTTGTATTTCATCCACTGGACCAAAGCCATATCCGTCAAATTGTGGATATTCAGTTGCGGCGAGTGGAGAAAATGCTTGGACGAAATAAAGTGTCACTCAAAATTTCGGATAAAGCCAAAGATTGGCTTGCAACCCGGGGTTACGATCCCGTGTATGGTGCACGTCCGCTGAAGCGGCTCATTCAAACGGAGATCGTCAACCAACTTGCCAAGCAGTTGATTAAGCGCGAAGACGATACTGAAATGGTTGAGTACGAAGCGACCGTCAGTAAAGATGGAAACAGCCTCGAATTCGTTGAAGTGTACAGTGACGCCGAAGCGTGGGCGGATTAA
- a CDS encoding DUF1761 domain-containing protein — translation MSDLLTSLNWITVIVATVVYFALGALWYSPVFFGNIWMKLRNLDPETMEQPNPIIYLYSFILQFIGVVSLALFITALGVVGAANGALIGFGAGAGFVFSLAGATGIFTEVPMKLHFLDNGYHVVGLVLAGLILGWW, via the coding sequence ATGTCTGACCTACTTACTTCACTCAATTGGATTACAGTTATTGTAGCAACGGTGGTTTATTTTGCATTGGGGGCTTTGTGGTACAGCCCTGTTTTTTTCGGGAATATCTGGATGAAACTCCGGAATTTAGACCCTGAAACGATGGAACAGCCCAACCCTATTATCTATCTCTACTCCTTTATCCTTCAATTTATTGGGGTCGTCTCCCTCGCCCTGTTCATAACAGCTCTTGGGGTTGTGGGAGCCGCAAACGGTGCCCTCATAGGATTTGGAGCCGGAGCCGGTTTTGTGTTTTCACTTGCTGGTGCAACCGGAATTTTTACTGAAGTTCCAATGAAACTCCACTTCCTGGATAACGGATATCATGTGGTGGGATTGGTTTTGGCAGGCCTTATTCTTGGCTGGTGGTAG
- a CDS encoding aminopeptidase, whose translation MYTKEDQQLAQKLLEHSTELESGQNIMLQLIGLNGIGLMRALVEEVRKRDANPFIRIEDTEVNRVMLESGTPDFWKHIAAVDQLPLMRQMDAFVGIRASENIYENSAVSKEENSAYSKHFLTPVHYEERVEKTNWVVLRYPSPAFAMNAKMPTEKFREFYYNACIFDYESLQKAMVPLEELLRETDMIRLKGEGTDIEFSVKGQNWIPCFGKRNIPDGELFSSPILDSVNGQITYAPSVFQGKPFEFVKLVVEDGVVVDFDSSNNIALEEILDTDEGARRFGEFSFGLNPVIKEPMYDILFDEKIYGSNHLTLGKDYAIAPNGNKSSIHWDLVCIGPDVYCDGELIRKGREFVKEELKGLNPESLLG comes from the coding sequence ATGTATACAAAAGAAGATCAACAACTTGCACAGAAATTGCTCGAACACAGTACAGAACTGGAATCGGGGCAAAATATCATGCTTCAACTCATTGGCCTGAATGGAATAGGCCTTATGAGAGCTCTGGTGGAGGAAGTTCGAAAAAGAGATGCAAATCCGTTCATCAGGATTGAAGATACCGAAGTGAACCGGGTCATGCTGGAAAGCGGGACACCAGATTTTTGGAAACATATTGCTGCGGTTGACCAGCTACCCCTCATGCGCCAGATGGATGCATTTGTTGGAATTCGTGCATCAGAAAATATTTATGAAAATTCTGCCGTCTCAAAAGAGGAGAACAGTGCTTATTCTAAACATTTTCTCACGCCCGTTCATTATGAAGAGCGTGTTGAAAAAACGAATTGGGTTGTATTACGATATCCTTCCCCGGCATTTGCAATGAATGCGAAAATGCCAACTGAGAAATTTCGAGAATTCTATTACAACGCCTGTATTTTTGATTACGAATCCCTTCAAAAAGCTATGGTTCCTCTGGAAGAACTTCTCCGTGAGACTGATATGATCCGGCTGAAAGGAGAAGGCACGGATATCGAATTCTCTGTAAAGGGACAAAATTGGATCCCTTGTTTTGGAAAACGAAATATTCCTGATGGTGAACTTTTTTCATCTCCTATTCTTGATTCGGTGAACGGGCAGATCACGTACGCACCTTCTGTATTCCAGGGTAAACCGTTCGAATTTGTGAAGCTTGTAGTGGAAGACGGCGTTGTTGTGGATTTTGATTCCTCAAACAACATCGCTCTCGAAGAAATTCTGGATACAGACGAGGGGGCCCGCCGATTTGGTGAATTTAGTTTTGGATTAAATCCGGTGATTAAAGAACCGATGTATGATATTCTTTTTGATGAAAAAATCTACGGCTCCAATCACCTTACGCTCGGAAAAGATTATGCCATTGCACCGAACGGTAACAAAAGCAGTATTCACTGGGACCTGGTCTGCATCGGGCCGGATGTGTATTGCGACGGAGAGCTGATACGAAAAGGGCGGGAATTTGTGAAAGAGGAGTTGAAAGGGTTGAATCCGGAGTCTTTGTTAGGTTGA
- a CDS encoding ABC transporter ATP-binding protein, translated as MIQLNTDNLEKRFGSKTVFSNLSIETNTPVLGIAGINGSGKSTLLKCLAGLLKPTSGIVQWRVNGHDINRTDLKKVLGFAAPYIQLYEELTVRENLEFIQNVRSLNPKQSLADLLEPLGARKLIDINFGELSTGQQQRIKLAASFIHNPDILLLDEPGSNLDEAGKEVITTLVDQFKNSGRMVVIASNQQHELELCNEIIELKK; from the coding sequence ATGATACAATTAAATACTGACAACCTGGAAAAGCGATTCGGGTCAAAGACCGTTTTTAGTAATCTCTCCATAGAAACAAATACACCTGTTTTAGGAATTGCTGGTATCAACGGTTCAGGGAAATCTACCCTTTTGAAATGCCTGGCGGGGCTTTTAAAACCCACTTCAGGAATTGTTCAATGGCGAGTAAACGGGCATGATATCAACCGTACAGATTTAAAAAAAGTTTTAGGCTTCGCTGCTCCATATATCCAACTTTATGAGGAGTTGACCGTCCGGGAAAATCTTGAATTTATTCAAAATGTGCGGTCATTGAATCCCAAACAATCACTTGCAGATCTGCTTGAACCACTTGGAGCAAGAAAGTTAATAGATATCAATTTTGGTGAACTGTCAACGGGTCAGCAGCAGCGAATAAAACTGGCAGCATCATTTATCCATAATCCAGATATATTACTACTCGATGAGCCCGGTTCAAATTTAGATGAGGCCGGCAAAGAGGTTATCACCACGCTGGTTGATCAGTTTAAAAATTCAGGGCGAATGGTTGTAATCGCCTCAAATCAGCAACATGAACTGGAACTTTGTAATGAAATTATTGAACTAAAAAAATAA
- a CDS encoding acyl-CoA carboxylase subunit beta codes for MTKNGKVQRLQKLREEAKKGGGEVRIKKQHDKGKLTARERIDILVDKGSFEEIDAFVTHRSQAFGLDGKQVLGDGVVTGFAKIEGRPVYIFSQDFTVFGGSLSETHAEKICKIMDLSMKNGVPIIGLNDSGGARIQEGVSSLGGYAEVFWRNSMASGVVPQISAVMGPCAGGAVYSPALTDFVFMVKNTSYMFVTGPNVVKTVTNEEVTSEDLGGASVHGTKSGVAHVTTENDAECLRQIRQMMTYVPQNCEEKVPAQKSVEPDSKKAAQLDELVPLNPNKPYDIKDAISGVMDKDSFFEIHESYADNIVVGFARLDGRTVGIVANQPLSLAGVLDIDASLKGARFVRFCDAFNIPLVVFEDVPGFLPGTDQEWGGIIKHGAKLLYAFCEATVPKMTVITRKAYGGAYDVMNSKHIRADYNVAWPTAEIAVMGTKGAVEIIFRKEIANADDPEAKQKELEDEYNEEFAHPYRAAARGFIDDVIEPSETREKLIKAFELSQNKVDFIPKKKHDNLPI; via the coding sequence ATGACAAAAAACGGAAAAGTACAACGGTTACAAAAACTAAGAGAGGAAGCAAAAAAGGGCGGAGGTGAAGTTCGAATAAAAAAACAACATGATAAAGGAAAACTAACGGCGCGGGAGCGTATTGACATATTGGTGGACAAAGGAAGTTTCGAGGAGATCGATGCCTTTGTAACTCACCGAAGCCAGGCTTTTGGGCTGGACGGTAAGCAAGTTTTGGGGGATGGCGTAGTAACTGGTTTTGCAAAAATTGAAGGCCGGCCTGTGTATATCTTCAGCCAGGATTTTACGGTTTTCGGCGGATCACTTTCCGAAACTCATGCAGAGAAGATTTGCAAAATTATGGATCTGTCCATGAAAAACGGTGTGCCGATTATCGGGTTGAATGACTCGGGCGGAGCGAGAATCCAGGAGGGAGTGAGTTCTCTCGGTGGGTATGCTGAAGTTTTTTGGAGAAATTCCATGGCTTCGGGAGTCGTACCGCAAATTTCAGCTGTGATGGGCCCATGTGCCGGTGGAGCTGTGTATAGCCCGGCACTGACCGACTTTGTATTTATGGTAAAAAATACCAGTTATATGTTTGTTACAGGCCCCAACGTGGTAAAAACAGTGACGAACGAAGAAGTTACCTCTGAAGATTTAGGCGGTGCAAGTGTGCATGGTACGAAATCGGGTGTAGCCCATGTTACAACCGAAAACGATGCTGAATGCCTGCGCCAAATTCGGCAGATGATGACGTATGTTCCGCAAAACTGCGAAGAGAAAGTACCGGCTCAAAAATCAGTGGAACCTGATTCTAAGAAAGCAGCTCAACTGGATGAACTTGTACCACTGAATCCCAATAAGCCGTACGATATAAAAGATGCTATATCAGGTGTGATGGATAAAGATTCCTTCTTTGAAATCCATGAGAGCTATGCTGATAACATCGTGGTTGGCTTTGCACGACTTGATGGCCGAACAGTGGGAATTGTTGCAAATCAGCCTTTATCACTGGCTGGCGTGCTCGATATTGATGCGTCGCTGAAAGGTGCCCGGTTTGTTCGCTTCTGCGATGCATTTAACATTCCGCTGGTTGTCTTTGAAGATGTTCCGGGATTCCTGCCGGGAACCGACCAGGAGTGGGGCGGAATTATCAAACACGGAGCTAAACTGCTTTATGCATTCTGTGAAGCGACTGTGCCAAAAATGACCGTCATTACCCGGAAAGCCTATGGAGGAGCGTACGATGTTATGAACTCCAAACATATTCGTGCCGACTATAATGTGGCCTGGCCGACGGCAGAAATTGCCGTGATGGGGACCAAAGGAGCGGTTGAGATCATCTTCAGGAAGGAGATTGCAAATGCCGACGATCCCGAAGCAAAACAGAAAGAGCTGGAGGATGAGTATAACGAAGAGTTTGCACATCCATACAGGGCAGCGGCCCGCGGCTTTATTGATGATGTGATTGAGCCTTCAGAAACGAGAGAAAAACTGATTAAAGCGTTTGAGTTGAGCCAGAATAAAGTCGATTTCATACCCAAGAAGAAGCACGATAATTTACCGATTTAA
- a CDS encoding CBS domain-containing protein yields MKVIDLLNHKGSEIYSIHSDDTVFVAIKKMSELGIGALLVIDDENLNGIISERDYRDKVILKGRQSKNTPVKDIMTSDVICVQPKDDVKVCMKLMTEHKIRHLPVRDGEQLAGVISIGDVVRSVIDQQKVEIKSLRNYITGGGYPG; encoded by the coding sequence ATGAAAGTAATAGATTTGCTCAATCACAAAGGATCTGAAATCTACTCGATTCACTCAGATGACACAGTGTTCGTTGCCATTAAAAAAATGTCGGAACTGGGTATCGGTGCTCTTTTGGTTATTGATGATGAAAATTTAAACGGAATTATCTCTGAACGAGATTACAGGGATAAGGTGATTTTAAAGGGACGGCAATCTAAAAATACACCGGTCAAAGATATTATGACTTCGGATGTAATTTGCGTTCAGCCCAAAGATGACGTAAAGGTCTGCATGAAATTGATGACGGAACACAAAATCCGGCATCTGCCGGTACGAGACGGAGAGCAATTAGCCGGCGTAATTTCAATCGGTGATGTTGTACGATCCGTCATTGACCAACAAAAAGTAGAGATCAAATCCCTGCGAAATTATATCACCGGCGGAGGATACCCGGGATAG
- a CDS encoding replication-associated recombination protein A yields the protein MDLFEEGSSGDSIPEQNYEDQPLATRMRPHSLDEFVGQDHLVGEGKMLNRMIKSGVIGSLVFYGPPSSGKTTLAHVISREIDARFEVINAVLDGIKELRKVVSKAEHQKKATGKKTILFVDEIHRWNKAQQDALLPHLESGVLTLVGATTENPFYTLVSPLLSRCQLFELYPLTKDDVFVMLERALKDEERGLGYMDISISDEAVDHFADYAGGDIRNALNALEVAALSTPKSEDGSVKITHDIAKESIQKRSVRYDRAGDEHYHYASAFIKSMRGSDPDAALYWLNAMLEGGEDPQFLFRRMLIFASEDVGMADPYAITVVHSAHEAFLKTGMPEGFYFLSHACIFLSVSPKSNSTKAIFEINSEIKKKGAGEVPSHLRDKTANKLASMYLDAKNASDDYKYPHSFTRHWVRQQYLPDSYKDRSWFEFGTEGREPTLRKRLEKIKNKEKK from the coding sequence ATGGATCTCTTTGAGGAAGGCAGTTCAGGTGATTCAATACCGGAACAAAATTATGAAGATCAACCCTTAGCTACACGAATGAGGCCGCACTCTCTGGATGAATTTGTGGGACAGGATCACCTGGTGGGCGAAGGAAAAATGCTTAACCGGATGATTAAAAGCGGTGTGATCGGGTCTCTTGTATTTTACGGACCACCAAGTTCGGGAAAAACAACCTTGGCTCATGTTATATCAAGAGAGATTGATGCCCGGTTTGAAGTGATCAATGCTGTTCTCGATGGTATTAAAGAGTTGAGGAAGGTGGTCTCAAAGGCGGAGCATCAGAAAAAAGCCACAGGGAAAAAGACCATACTTTTTGTGGATGAGATTCACCGGTGGAACAAAGCCCAGCAGGATGCGCTTCTGCCGCATTTGGAATCCGGGGTTCTGACATTAGTGGGAGCTACAACCGAAAATCCGTTTTACACACTTGTGAGTCCGTTGCTTTCTCGCTGCCAGCTGTTTGAACTATATCCGCTAACGAAAGATGATGTTTTTGTAATGCTGGAACGTGCACTGAAGGATGAGGAACGAGGGTTGGGTTATATGGATATTTCAATTTCTGATGAAGCCGTTGATCACTTTGCCGATTATGCCGGTGGCGATATTCGAAATGCGCTTAATGCATTAGAAGTAGCAGCTCTCTCCACACCGAAAAGTGAAGATGGGAGCGTGAAGATTACGCATGATATTGCAAAAGAGTCGATTCAAAAAAGAAGTGTGCGGTACGATCGGGCCGGGGATGAACATTATCACTACGCCTCAGCGTTTATTAAGTCGATGCGGGGTTCGGATCCTGACGCTGCACTATACTGGTTGAATGCCATGCTGGAGGGTGGGGAAGATCCACAGTTTCTATTTCGGCGAATGCTCATATTTGCTTCCGAAGATGTAGGTATGGCCGACCCTTACGCTATAACGGTAGTCCATTCTGCTCACGAAGCTTTTCTAAAAACGGGTATGCCGGAAGGATTCTATTTTTTATCGCACGCATGTATATTTTTGTCCGTCAGCCCCAAGAGTAACAGTACAAAAGCGATCTTTGAGATTAACAGCGAGATCAAAAAGAAAGGAGCTGGAGAGGTTCCATCACACCTGAGGGACAAGACGGCAAACAAATTGGCGTCCATGTATTTAGACGCCAAAAATGCGTCGGACGATTACAAGTATCCTCATAGTTTTACCCGCCATTGGGTTCGGCAGCAATATCTTCCCGACAGCTATAAGGACAGATCCTGGTTTGAATTCGGAACGGAAGGAAGAGAGCCCACTCTTCGTAAAAGGCTTGAAAAAATTAAGAATAAAGAAAAAAAGTAA
- a CDS encoding NAD(P)H-dependent oxidoreductase, whose product MSHIHILSATDRPNSNALKVAGYANQFLSKKATTRIFSLKDFPIRDVAGGKYNDKPQSVEEFNEKFLSADGFVFVIPEYNGGFPGILKLFYDYLPFPKAFNKSPICLIGEAAGAFGALRPVEQFSQLLIYRQAHIFPERIFIQRVNDSFDEEEGLISEKMQKLWEKQLNGFPDFVEKINAGLVEA is encoded by the coding sequence ATGAGTCATATACACATATTATCCGCAACCGACCGGCCCAACTCTAATGCTCTAAAAGTGGCCGGTTATGCCAATCAATTTTTATCGAAAAAAGCGACAACAAGGATTTTTTCCCTGAAGGATTTTCCAATTCGGGATGTAGCAGGAGGGAAGTACAATGACAAACCTCAATCCGTAGAAGAGTTCAACGAAAAATTCCTCTCTGCAGATGGGTTCGTGTTTGTGATTCCCGAATACAACGGCGGGTTTCCGGGAATTTTGAAACTTTTTTACGACTACCTGCCATTTCCTAAAGCTTTTAATAAATCACCGATCTGTCTGATTGGAGAAGCAGCCGGGGCATTTGGTGCGTTACGGCCGGTTGAACAATTTTCGCAGCTGTTAATTTACCGACAGGCCCATATTTTCCCTGAGCGGATATTTATCCAGCGAGTCAATGATTCTTTCGACGAGGAAGAGGGACTCATATCTGAGAAAATGCAGAAATTGTGGGAAAAACAACTCAACGGCTTTCCGGATTTTGTAGAGAAGATAAATGCCGGTTTAGTTGAGGCGTAG
- a CDS encoding response regulator transcription factor, with translation MSDKSKKILIVEDEPSLVFTLKDTLSAENYEVAVVEDGAEAVETVQQFEPDLMILDLMLPNVSGYDICKEIRDLKYTFPVIMLTAKDQEIDKVTGLNLGADDYITKPFGVKELLARIRARLRRANAYSKSGPAELLKLGDFKIDLNDGKVLKPNQKEEELSTREVEIIEFFLSNANRPISRDDLLEKVWRYEYSTNTRTVDVHISKLRAKIEKNPDDPRFLVTLHGVGYMLRLN, from the coding sequence ATGTCGGATAAATCGAAAAAAATCTTAATTGTAGAAGACGAGCCCAGCCTTGTTTTTACCCTGAAAGACACACTTAGCGCCGAAAATTACGAAGTAGCTGTGGTTGAAGATGGTGCTGAAGCTGTCGAAACCGTTCAGCAGTTTGAGCCGGATCTGATGATTCTGGACCTGATGCTTCCAAATGTGAGCGGTTATGATATTTGCAAGGAGATCCGTGATCTGAAGTACACATTTCCCGTCATTATGCTTACTGCCAAAGACCAGGAAATTGATAAAGTAACCGGACTTAATCTTGGCGCCGATGATTATATCACAAAACCGTTTGGAGTTAAGGAGTTACTGGCAAGAATTCGGGCAAGATTACGAAGAGCCAATGCATACTCTAAATCCGGTCCTGCGGAATTGCTAAAACTCGGAGATTTTAAGATTGATCTGAATGACGGTAAAGTGCTAAAACCGAATCAAAAAGAGGAAGAACTCTCCACGCGCGAAGTAGAAATCATTGAGTTTTTTCTTTCAAATGCCAATCGTCCCATCTCGAGAGATGATCTCCTCGAGAAAGTTTGGCGATATGAATACAGTACAAACACCCGAACGGTGGATGTACACATCTCTAAATTGCGAGCAAAAATTGAAAAGAATCCTGACGATCCCAGGTTTTTAGTTACTCTCCACGGAGTCGGGTATATGCTACGCCTCAACTAA